GAAGCCAACCCTACATTATTGGGAAGAAGCTCTTGGCCGAGCACCACGGTTACTGAAAAGGTGGAAACCACTGTAAACCCGGCCAGGACCACCACCACCGGCACCCAGAAACCCCTGGCCTGCCCAAAGAGGAACAGCAAGGGCACCATGGCCGCCATGGAGGCGACGATAATAGTCTTCAGCCCCCAGCGATCAGCTGCTGGACCACCCACCAAAGTACCAAACGCGCCCGCCAAAAGGAACAGCGAGGTGAGGGTAGCGGCGTAAGTCTCGCTGTGGTGCAGATAGTGGACGTAGTATTGGGGCAGGAAGGTGACTATGCCCAGGTGAACCCAAGTGCGCATGATAATTACCAGCACCAGTAAGACTACCGGGACAACCACTCGACCTACCGCCAGCTTCCCTGCCGCCCGCCTTTCTGCCCCCGGGTTTCCTGCCTCCAGTTTTTCTGCCCCTGGTTTTCCTGCCTCTGGCTTGCCGGCGTTGGCAGCCTCCGGCCGCGCTCCCGCAGGAGCCGGAAACTCAGCTGTACCAGGGGAAAGGCTGGTGATGGCCCGCAAGTAAAACCAAAGCACCAGGGCCATGACGCCATTCAGCGCCAGAAAACCCAGGGAGCCAGACAACCCTGCCAGGCCGACGAAAAGAGTTGCCAGGGCCGGGCCAGCCGCAAAACCAAAGTTCCCGCCCACCGAGAATAAGGACATGCCGGAGGCTTTGCGCGGGCCGCTGGCAAACCGGGAGAACTTCGACCCTTCGGGATGGTAAGCAGCTACGCCTAGCCCGCTGGCCAGTGCAATCAAGAGCAGGAGAGGGTAATTGGGCGCATACCCAGTGAAAGCCATGCCCAGCCCCGCCAGCAAACAGCCTATAGGGATCAGGTAGGCAGCGCTAAACCGATCGCTGAGGATGCCAAAAACCGGTTGAATGACAGAGGAGCTCAAGTTGAAAGCC
The genomic region above belongs to Clostridia bacterium and contains:
- a CDS encoding MFS transporter, translated to MNKKVLALLSMGHAATDINQGALPMMLAFLQPVLALSQLQIGAVMLAFNLSSSVIQPVFGILSDRFSAAYLIPIGCLLAGLGMAFTGYAPNYPLLLLIALASGLGVAAYHPEGSKFSRFASGPRKASGMSLFSVGGNFGFAAGPALATLFVGLAGLSGSLGFLALNGVMALVLWFYLRAITSLSPGTAEFPAPAGARPEAANAGKPEAGKPGAEKLEAGNPGAERRAAGKLAVGRVVVPVVLLVLVIIMRTWVHLGIVTFLPQYYVHYLHHSETYAATLTSLFLLAGAFGTLVGGPAADRWGLKTIIVASMAAMVPLLFLFGQARGFWVPVVVVLAGFTVVSTFSVTVVLGQELLPNNVGLASGLTLGFAIGTGGIGATLLGWIGDHWGLPAIFHTMIIFPVIGLMLALFLPGQEEISERKAATASSS